The genomic interval CCTGCTGCACCGCCACCAGGACGACGCCACCCCCATCGCCGAGCGGGTGCAGCTCGATGCGATGATCAACCACCTGCTCAGCGTCCAGATTCTACACCAGCACTTCGTCGCCCAGGACATCCCCCAGGTGGCCCAGGCAACAGCTGAGCAGCTGGGCTGGACCGAACGGCTCCAGACCGCCAGGGCATCGAAATAGTCCTCTTTAATCCCGTTTTCAATCCCTCAGTACAAAGAAATATTTCGGTAGCAAGGGTCACCTCCATCGGCCTGGGCACCTTTGGAGGGAACCCATCAATGTCGCGCGATCGCGCCCTTTGTCGCTATGAACAACGCTTTACTCGCCTCCGTTCGCGAAGCCGACGGCCGCTACCTATCTGACCTGGAGCTGCGTCCCTTCGACCAGATGCTGGAGGCTTTTCAAACCCGCCTGAACCTCTACAGCCATGTGCGAGATCACGGCAAAGAGCTGGTGCTCAACGCCCTGCGGCGAATGATGCAAACCCCCCACCGCCAGGTGGTGCAGGAGCACGCCCAGCAGTGCCAGCGCGACATGCTGTACACCCTGGAGTACGTCTCCAAGGGCATTTTGCTCCACGACGAAGACGGCTTCATGGAGGAGTATCTGGTCTGGATGCAGAACATCATTCGCTCTTTCAATCGGCAGGGGGCCTGTGTCACCGGCTATCGAATGTTAAAAGAAGAAGTTCGCACCACCATGCCCGGCGACCAGAGCAATCTGATGATGCTCTACCTCGATAAGCTGATCGAGGCCCTGGATACCGGTATCTAGGCGCGATCGCAGCGAAGTCAATGGGGCGATGGGTCAGCCGTGAAGGGTAAGGGTTGCCCTGCCCCGTCGCCCCGGTAACGATTCCTTTGCAAACCGGGCTGATTGCCCCAGTTCCCCGGTTTGAATTTAAACTGACAGTAGGTCTAGTCTCTTTTTGATTTTTGCCAGAGCGCCTTACCTATGGGAAAGTCTCGCCTCAGCCCTCGTCAGCGGTCCTACGAAGCCGACCTGATTAACCGCCTGTCGGATAACCACCAGCTCAACCAGGCCCAGCAGCGCATCAGTGGGCTCAGCGATAAAGACCGTAACCTGGTGTCCGAGCGCCTCAGCAGCCGCACCCGGGGCCGCCTGCGGCAGAGCTACTAGCATCACCACGCGGAATTCAAAGGGCAACGTTCGAAGTGAAGCGCCGCTACTGCGTCAGGGGTCCAGCTTTTCAACGACTGATGCCACGCCCCAGGGGCTGACACAGAAAATCCCACCCCGGCGGAAAACCGCCGGGGTGGGATTCGATTTGACCAGAGTGAGCTAAGCCAGAGCCCCTAGAGCCAGCCGGCGCGATCGGTGATGCGCAGGGCTTCGGGGTTGTTGCGGCCAAACACGGAGGCATTCAGGGAGTCTTCCTTGAATTCGCCAAAGCCCGCCACCACGGAGTCAACCGCCACGCCTTCAACCACAGGGTACTCGTTGTTGCTTTCAGCGAAGATTTGCTGGGCCTCGGGAGTGGCCAGAAACTCCAGAAACTGCACCGCTGCTGCTGCGTTTGGCGCAGTTCTGACGACCCCAGCGCCGCTGATGTTGACGTGGGTGCCGCGATCGTCCTGGTTAGGGAAGAAGAGCCCCATGGTTTCGGCCACGGCCTGGTCTTCGGGGCTGCTGGACTTGATCAGACGGGCAAAGTAGTAGGTGTTAGCGATCGCAACATCGCCCAACCCTGCCGCTGCGGCGCGAATCTGGTCGGTGTCGCCCCCTTCGGGGTTGCGGGCCAAGTTGGCCACCAGGCCCCGAGCCCAGGTTTCGGTCTCTTCGGCCCCGTGGGCGGCAATCAGCGAACCCACCAGCGACTGGCTGTAGACATTGGTAGAGCTACGGGTGAGAATCCGCCCACGCCACTTAGGATCCACCAGATCCTCGTAGGTCGAGAGTTCAGAGGGGTCTACGGTTTCTTTGTTGTAGAACAGCACCCGGGCCCGCTTGGTCAGACCGTACCACAGCCCATCGGGGTGGCGCAGGTTGTCGGGAATGGCCTCACTCAGGGCGGCGGAAGTCACCGGCTGGAACAGCCCCTCTTGCTCAGCTAGCCACAGGCGTCCGGCATCGACGGTCATCAGCAGGTCAGCGGGGCTGTTTTGCCCTTCGCTCTTGATCCGTTCGATCAGCTGGCTAGCGTCGGCCTCGACCACGTTGACCCGAATCCCCGTAGCCTCGCGGAAGGCTTCATACAGCTGGTCGTCGGTGTCGTAGTGGCGGGAGGAATACAGATTGACCGTTCGCCCCCGGCCAAAACCAAACTGAGCGTTGGCAGGGCGCTGGCGAAGCTGACCCAGGGCCACAGCGGTGGCGGCAGCACCCGCTCCCAAAAATGTACGTCGTCCTAGTTTCATAGGGTGTTACCTCAGAAAAAAACCTCAATCAAGTGGCTTCACATCCAAGCGGAAAAGCTCAGGTCATTGAGAACTTCAGATCGCATTGTACAGCTTGTTGAGAGCTTTTCCCGATAAAGCCAGCACTAAAGTCCGCCCTATGGTGATTAGTTTCAATACCCTGCTGGCAATGGTGGCCTAGCTGGCAGTCTTTTGCTTTGCCGTTGCCCCTGCCACCTAAGCCTTGAGACTATGGGGAAATAGGCCTAGAATGTCCTAAGCAGAATCAGTCCTTCTAGCTTAACCGCATCTGCGATCGCAGTCTTTCGACAATGACTCCCAGACTCGTCTCCTCTACCTTCGCCCGACCTCGACCCGCTGCCCGCCAGCCGGGGCGTGTCCCAGGGAAATCGTGGCTGGGGCCGCTGTGTGTGGTTGCATCTCTGGCGGTCCACGGGGTGGTGTTGGCGCTGGTCATGCCTGGCCCCGGCGATCCTGCCCCCGCCGATGTGGCCGTAGAAGAGCCCGCCGAATGGGACGAGGTTGCGGTCATGGTGCTGCCTCCCCCAGCGCCGGAAGAAGCCTCGCCAGAGGCGGCGCCCGCCGCACCGCCAGCAAATGCCCCGGCGGTACCGTCGGCCCCCCAGGCAATTACGGCACCGCCTACCCCCGCGCCACCCCAGGCCGAGGCTGCCCCACAGTTAGCTCCGCAGGCGGCCCCGCCATCGCCGGCTCCCCCCGAGCCAGCTGCCTTCACCCCGCCGCCCTCGCCCCCTGCCCCTGAACCCGACCCCGCTGGCCCCTTCGCCAACTTTCCCCACCTCTATGGAGCCCAGGCCACCTGCGAAGGGATGACCGACTGCTGGCGCAGCCCCGTCAGCAGCAGCTGGCGCGGAGCCGCCAGCGACCTTAGAGAACAGCTGGAGGCCCAGGGCTACACCCTCCGCAACGTGACCGGCGAAGTGCTCTCCATCGACTCCGGCGTCAGAATCTACGCCGTCAGCAAACCCGGCGAAGCCAGCTACTACCTGAATTTGATTTCGGTGCGCGACGGCGTGCTCTACACTCTGACCTCCGAACCGATGACCACTGACCAGGTCCTGGCCCTCCAGCGCTCCTGACCCCCCACTTCCAGCCAACTGGTGTATCGTAGTCGGGGAAACCCGGCCGATCGATCCGGCCGTATCCGCGTGGAGGACTTGCAGCCAGTGGCTTCCCTACCGCTCTTGACCCTACCCCTGGGGCTGCTTTCGATCCTGTTGGGGCCAGCAGAACCCAGGCCTCTGCACCCCTCGGGCTTCAACCCCACTGCCCTGCAAATTGAGTGGCAGTCGCCGTGGATTGCGGGCCTCACCCGCGACCCAGTGGTGGAAGCGATCGTAGCCGACTATGTGGCGGGGTTGCGGCGGCGGGGTTGGTCCGTGCCCGACCAGGGCGTTTGGATTCAGGTGGGCCAGACCGTAGTGGCCGAGCACCAGGGCAGTGTGCTGATGCCCGCCGCCTCCTTGACCAAGCTGGCGACGACCCTGGCCGCTGTGCAGACCTGGCCCCTTGACCACAGCTTCGACACCCTGGTCGGCCTGCGGGGCACCCTGCACAGCGATGGAGTGCTCAGCGGCGACCTGATCATTCAGGGGAGCGGCGACCCGCTGTTTGTGTGGGAAGAGGGCATTGTGCTGGTCAACCGATTGCAGGAGCTGGGCATCCGGCGGGTGACCGGAGAGGTGCTGGTGGCGGGGCCGTTCACGATGAATTTTAACGAGCGGCAGGCCCGATCTTTGGCCGATTTAAAGCAGGTGATGTCGGCTTCCACCTGGCCTCGGGAAGCCCGAACGGCCTACGACAACCTGACTCCCGGCACTCCCCAGCCCAGTCTGCAAATTGACGGCGGCGTGCGCTGGGTACCCGCGACGGATCTGGAGAATGTACCTATAGACTGGGTGGTGCGGCACCGGTCGCTGCCCCTGGTGGCCATCCTCAAAGCGATGAATATCTACAGCAACAACATCATGTCGGAGATGGTGGCCGACCTGGTGGGCGGGCCAAGGCAGGTGGTGACGAAGGCCACCGCGGCGGCGGATCTCCCGGCGGGGGAACTCAGCCTGGCCAATGGCTCGGGTCTGGGCGTCGAGAACCAGATGTCGGCCCGAGTGGCGGTGGCTATGACGGTGGCGCTACAACAACAGCTGGCGGCCCAGGGTTTCTCGGTGGCAGATGTGATGCCGGTGGCTGGGGAAGATGTGGGCACGCTGATCGATCGCCGCCTGCCCCTCACCGCAGCGGTCAAGACCGGCAGCCTGGCCGAGGTCAGCTCCCTGGCCGGGATGGTGCCCACCGCCAGCCGGGGGCCGGTGTGGTTTGCCATTATCAACAAAGGCTGGGATATTCCCGACCTGCGGATACAGCAGGACCTACTGCTGCAGGCCATTCAGGCCCACTGGGGCGTCGCCGATGCTCCCCCGGAGATGCGGACCAAGGTGCGCATGCAGACCGGGCCATTTCGCTACGGCGACCCCAGCCGCAATCAGGTGGCCCAGGAGGTAGCGTCAGAGTAGGGCGGTTCAATGTAGTGCTGATGGAGGGCCTTGGCGATCGCCCCCGCCGCCCCCGGCAATCCCATGCGGCGGCGACCGTTTTCGGCGATGCGCTGCAGCCGGGGACCATCGGCCAGGCAGTCTTTAAGGGCTGCTCCAGCCTCCTTTGGATCCTGGAGCAGCAGAATGGATGGGCCCAGCAGCCGCGACTGGGCTTCGGCAAAGGCGTAGGTGAACTGCGGCCCCGGTCCAGGGAAGGTGACCACGGGTTTGCCCAGGCCCACGGCCTGCTCGGTGGCGGTACCAGCGGTAGCCAGGGCGGCATCGGCCAGGTGCAGGCACTCCGCAAAGGCGTCGGTGGTCAGCACCAGCACCCCATTGCCCCGCTGCAGGGTGGGGTAGTTACCGGGAATCGGCTGCCAGCCCGCCTCGAGCAGCAGGTCTTTGAAGGCCGCCAGGTTGAGGGCAGGCGAAAGGGCCGCCAGCAGGCGAATTTGGCGATCGCCAAAGGTCTCCATCACCGATGCGATCGCCTCCACCATGCGCTGCCAATTGTCAAAGGCCTCGGGCGCACGGGAGCCGGGCAGCAGGGCGAGGGTGAGCACCGAGTCGGCCGGGGCAAAGCTGGCGGTCACCTGGGCCAGTTTGTCGGCGCGGGTATTTAGCTCATCCATCATTGGGTTGCCGGGATAGTAGGCAGGCACCCCCAGTTTTCGCAGCGTGTCGGTCGTGATCTGGTCGCGCAGGAATACCCCACGGCAGTTGGGCCGGGCCATCAGCCACCGTTCCCAGGGCACATACACCGAGCCCGACCAGCCCTCCAAAACGGGACGGCCCGGCAGGCGATGGCGCTCATCTCGAATGTAGTATTCTGACTTGGCCGTGCCGATAAAGCTGTACTCGGCCCCGCTCTGCCAGGCGATCGCCAGGGGCACAATATCCCCCACCGCCAAAATTTTGCCACCACCCTTGGCCCACTGTCGCGCCGTCCGCAGCTGGGCCAGGGTGAGCCCCACCAGCCCCCCCTGCAGGTCGCGCCACAGCTGGTAGCGATCCATATAAATGAATCCGCCCGAGGGCATCGCCTGGGTCGGGCCCTGAATGGGGATACCGGCTTTTTCGTAGGCGCGGCCTTCGCCCACAATGGGCAGTGCGGCCAGGCTGGGCGAACCGGGTAGCTGCCGCAGCTGTTTGAGCACGCGAACTGCAATGCCGTCTTCGCCGTGGCCGTTACTAATGCAGAGTAGCTTCATCGGGGAGGATTCCATACCATCCCCAACCCTAGCAGAAAATGCATGGGGCGCAGGGGGTGGAGGGTGGATGGGTGGATGGGTGGGGCATTAGGGGTGGGGACTTGGGTTTGAGCTTTGGCTTGGGGGAGGGGGTGACCTGATTGGGCTTGGCCTCTGATTTAGCTTTTGGTTTGGGCTTTGGTTGGGTTTCTGGATCGGGTAGGCTCAGGGTTTGGGCGATGCGGTGCTGAATGGCGTCTTGCTCGTAGACTGGCTGCACGGGAAAGCGAATCAGGGGCAGTCCGGCGCTCTGGACAGCCTGGTTGAGAAAGTCGTCGCGCTTGATGCGATCGGATCGCTGATGGCTGCTGTCGTCTAGCTCTACGGCGGCTACCACCCTGAGGCTGTTGCGATCGCACAGGACAAAGTCGAAGTGCTTGGCCGAAATCTTGTTAAATGCCCGCGCCCAGTCGCTCCGATTTTTGGTTTGGGGCTTGAGCACGTCGGCCACCCGCACTTTGCCCAGCACCTGGTAGCGATCGGTCGTTGCGGCCTGGAGCGCTCGGTAGAAGTTGAGTTCGGCGCGGGTAAACAAAGCCCTCTGGCGGCTGTAGACGTAGGTTGGCCCAGCCCCCGCCTCCTGGTCCACTACTGGCCGAGTCGGGGTAGATCGCTTTGGCCCAGCGCCCTGGCCGCCGGCAAACACTGCTATCCCCGCCACAACGACCACGCCTAGAATCAACAAAACAATAAGTGATGACACCTGGAGCACACCTCTGATAACTGGCAAAATTAGCATGCCCAGGGTCAGGGTTTTAACCTCCGGTTCGGCCCAAAGCGCAACCTTAATTTGGCCATACCGATGAAAACTAACCGCTCTGTCCTGTGTTCTAGGGCTTTTTCAATTCTTCTAGCTTAAATCCTTAAAAATGGATAAATAGTCTTGGCTTTGGAATCCACCTGCCGAATTCGGTGAAAGATGGACAGAAAAAAGCCTGACATTGCTGTAGGGTAGGACCCAGTGTAAACCCGTGAAAAGGCTGAGAAAATCGATGGGTCAACCTGTGGCATCCCCTGGTTTGAGTGGCGGCAGCGTAGCGGTTAGGGGGGCACTGCTGGACTATGTGGGCGACCCCTTCTACGGGCCCGAGGCCGAGGCAGTGCGCTACGTGGCCGATGGACTGCTGCTGGTGCGCGAGGGAACCATTGAGGCGGCGGGTGCCTACGCTGACCTGGCCGATCGCATAGGCGATCGCCCCCTGATTGACCACCGCGGCACCCTGATCACCCCCGGCTTTATCGACACCCACATTCACTATCCCCAGACGGGCATGATCGCCGCCTACGGGGAGCAGCTGCTGGAGTGGCTGAACCGCTATACCTTTCCCACCGAGCGCAAATTTGCCGACCCCGACTATGCCCGCTCCGTAGCCGACCTGTTCCTCGATGAACTGCTTCAGAACGGCACCACCACCGCCCTGGTGTTTGCGGCGGTGTTTCCCACTTCGGTGGATGCCTTCTTTGAGGCCGCCGAAGCTCGGCACCTGCGCATGATCAGCGGCAAGGTGATGATGGACCGCAACGCCCCCGACTACCTCTGCGATATGGCCAAGTCCTCCTACGAGGAGTCGAAGGCGTTGATTGAGAAGTGGCACGGGCGAGGGCGCCTGCTCTACGCCGTCACCCCCCGGTTCGCGGCCACCTCCACCGAAACTCAGCTAAAGCTGGCGGCCAAACTGCTGGATGAGTTTCCCGATGTCTACCTGCACACCCACCTGTCTGAGAATGTCAACGAGGTGGCCTGGATTAAGGAGCTGTTCCCCCAGTACCAAGGCTACCTGGATGTGTACGACCAGACGGGGCTGGTGCGGGCGCGATCGCTGTTTGCCCACGGCGTGCAGCTCACCGACGCCGAATTTCAGCGGCTCTCAGAGGCCAAGGCGGCGATCTCCTTTTGCCCCACCTCCAACCTGTTCCTCGGCAGCGGCCTGTTTCGCCTTGAGCAGGCCAAAAATCCCGAGTACCCGGTGAAGGTGGGCCTGGGCACCGACGTGGGGGCAGGCACCAGTTTTTCAATCCTACAAACCACCAATGAGGCTTATAAAGTGGCCCAGCTACGGGGCCAGAAGCTCTCGGCCTTTAAGGCGCTATTTCTCGCCACCCTGGGCGGAGCCAGGGCGCTGTGCCTGGAGGATAAACTGGGCAGCTTTGACCCAGGTAAAGAGGCCGACTTTGTGGTGCTCAACCCCCAGGCGACGCCGCTGCTGGCCCTGCGAA from Leptolyngbya sp. KIOST-1 carries:
- a CDS encoding Fe(3+) ABC transporter substrate-binding protein → MKLGRRTFLGAGAAATAVALGQLRQRPANAQFGFGRGRTVNLYSSRHYDTDDQLYEAFREATGIRVNVVEADASQLIERIKSEGQNSPADLLMTVDAGRLWLAEQEGLFQPVTSAALSEAIPDNLRHPDGLWYGLTKRARVLFYNKETVDPSELSTYEDLVDPKWRGRILTRSSTNVYSQSLVGSLIAAHGAEETETWARGLVANLARNPEGGDTDQIRAAAAGLGDVAIANTYYFARLIKSSSPEDQAVAETMGLFFPNQDDRGTHVNISGAGVVRTAPNAAAAVQFLEFLATPEAQQIFAESNNEYPVVEGVAVDSVVAGFGEFKEDSLNASVFGRNNPEALRITDRAGWL
- a CDS encoding D-alanyl-D-alanine carboxypeptidase, with amino-acid sequence MASLPLLTLPLGLLSILLGPAEPRPLHPSGFNPTALQIEWQSPWIAGLTRDPVVEAIVADYVAGLRRRGWSVPDQGVWIQVGQTVVAEHQGSVLMPAASLTKLATTLAAVQTWPLDHSFDTLVGLRGTLHSDGVLSGDLIIQGSGDPLFVWEEGIVLVNRLQELGIRRVTGEVLVAGPFTMNFNERQARSLADLKQVMSASTWPREARTAYDNLTPGTPQPSLQIDGGVRWVPATDLENVPIDWVVRHRSLPLVAILKAMNIYSNNIMSEMVADLVGGPRQVVTKATAAADLPAGELSLANGSGLGVENQMSARVAVAMTVALQQQLAAQGFSVADVMPVAGEDVGTLIDRRLPLTAAVKTGSLAEVSSLAGMVPTASRGPVWFAIINKGWDIPDLRIQQDLLLQAIQAHWGVADAPPEMRTKVRMQTGPFRYGDPSRNQVAQEVASE
- a CDS encoding lipid-A-disaccharide synthase-related protein; the protein is MESSPMKLLCISNGHGEDGIAVRVLKQLRQLPGSPSLAALPIVGEGRAYEKAGIPIQGPTQAMPSGGFIYMDRYQLWRDLQGGLVGLTLAQLRTARQWAKGGGKILAVGDIVPLAIAWQSGAEYSFIGTAKSEYYIRDERHRLPGRPVLEGWSGSVYVPWERWLMARPNCRGVFLRDQITTDTLRKLGVPAYYPGNPMMDELNTRADKLAQVTASFAPADSVLTLALLPGSRAPEAFDNWQRMVEAIASVMETFGDRQIRLLAALSPALNLAAFKDLLLEAGWQPIPGNYPTLQRGNGVLVLTTDAFAECLHLADAALATAGTATEQAVGLGKPVVTFPGPGPQFTYAFAEAQSRLLGPSILLLQDPKEAGAALKDCLADGPRLQRIAENGRRRMGLPGAAGAIAKALHQHYIEPPYSDATSWAT
- a CDS encoding DUF2726 domain-containing protein; translated protein: MLILGVVVVAGIAVFAGGQGAGPKRSTPTRPVVDQEAGAGPTYVYSRQRALFTRAELNFYRALQAATTDRYQVLGKVRVADVLKPQTKNRSDWARAFNKISAKHFDFVLCDRNSLRVVAAVELDDSSHQRSDRIKRDDFLNQAVQSAGLPLIRFPVQPVYEQDAIQHRIAQTLSLPDPETQPKPKPKAKSEAKPNQVTPSPKPKLKPKSPPLMPHPSTHPPSTPCAPCIFC
- the guaD gene encoding guanine deaminase encodes the protein MGQPVASPGLSGGSVAVRGALLDYVGDPFYGPEAEAVRYVADGLLLVREGTIEAAGAYADLADRIGDRPLIDHRGTLITPGFIDTHIHYPQTGMIAAYGEQLLEWLNRYTFPTERKFADPDYARSVADLFLDELLQNGTTTALVFAAVFPTSVDAFFEAAEARHLRMISGKVMMDRNAPDYLCDMAKSSYEESKALIEKWHGRGRLLYAVTPRFAATSTETQLKLAAKLLDEFPDVYLHTHLSENVNEVAWIKELFPQYQGYLDVYDQTGLVRARSLFAHGVQLTDAEFQRLSEAKAAISFCPTSNLFLGSGLFRLEQAKNPEYPVKVGLGTDVGAGTSFSILQTTNEAYKVAQLRGQKLSAFKALFLATLGGARALCLEDKLGSFDPGKEADFVVLNPQATPLLALRNDAGIPQTLEVLEDLLFSLVIMGGDRAVAATYILGEQAYSSKV